In Eublepharis macularius isolate TG4126 chromosome 4, MPM_Emac_v1.0, whole genome shotgun sequence, the following are encoded in one genomic region:
- the PFKFB4 gene encoding 6-phosphofructo-2-kinase/fructose-2,6-bisphosphatase 4 isoform X4, with translation MTNCPTLIVMVGLPARGKTYISKKLTRYLNWIGVPTKEFNVGQYRRDLVKTYRSFEFFLPDNEEGLKIRKKCALAALNDVRQYLSEEKGHVAVFDATNTTRERRETIYKFGEENGYKTFFVESVCVDPEVIAANIVQVKLGSPDYVDCSSDAATEDFMKRIECYKNSYETLDETLDKDLSYIKIMDVGRSYLVNRVMDHIQSRIVYYLMNIHVTPRSIYLCRHGESELNLKGRIGGDTGLSRRGKEFAKSLARFINEQNIKDLKVWTSQMKRTIQTAEALGVPYEQWKVLNEIDAGVCEEMTYEEIQENYPLEFALRDQDKYRYRYPKGESYEDLVQRLEPVIMELERQENVLVICHQAVMRCLLAYFLDKPAEQLPYLKCPLHTVLKLTPVAYGCKVESIFLNVEAVNTHRDKPRNVDISRPPEEALVTVPAHQ, from the exons ATGACTAATTGTCCTACATTAATTGTTATGGTTGGTCTCCCAGCAAGAGGGAAAACTTACATCTCAAAAAAATTGACACGCTACTTAAATTGGATTGGAGTGCCTACAAAAG AATTTAATGTTGGCCAATATCGACGAGACTTGGTAAAAACGTACAGGTCCTTTGAGTTTTTTCTGCCAGACAATGAAGAAGGTCTGAAAATCCGAAA aAAGTGTGCCTTAGCAGCACTGAATGATGTTCGTCAGTATCTCAGTGAAGAAAAAGGACATGTGGCA GTTTTTGATGCCACAAACACTACAAGAGAACGTCGAGAAACCATCTataagtttggagaagagaatggCTACAAG actttttttgttgagTCAGTATGTGTTGATCCAGAAGTCATTGCTGCGAATATTGTG CAAGTGAAACTGGGCAGTCCTGATTATGTTGACTGCAGTAGTGATGCAGCTACAGAAGACTTCATGAAAAGAATTGAGTGTTACAAGAATTCATATGAGACACTAGATGAAACTTTAGACAA GGATCTTTCTTACATTAAAATCATGGATGTGGGGAGGAGTTACCTTGTGAACCGAGTAATGGACCACATCCAGAGTCGGATTGTTTACTACCTCATGAATATCCACGTAACTCCTCGTTCCATCTACCTCTGTCGCCATGGAGAAAGTGAACTAAACCTGAAGGGAAGAATAGGAGGAGACACAGGGTTGTCCCGCAGAGGAAAAGAG TTTGCCAAGAGCTTAGCGCGGTTCATTAATGAACAAAACATCAAAGACCTGAAAGTATGGACAAGCCAGATGAAAAGGACCATTCAGACTGCAGAGGCTTTGGGAGTGCCTTATGAGCAGTGGAAGGTTTTGAATGAAATAGATGCG GGAGTTTGTGAAGAAATGACATATGAAGAGATTCAAGAAAACTATCCTTTGGAATTTGCTTTAAGAGATCAGGATAAATATAGATACAGATACCCTAAAGGAGAA TCCTATGAAGATCTTGTTCAAAGATTGGAGCCAGTAATTATGGAGTTGGAAAGGCAGGAAAATGTTCTTGTAATCTGCCACCAAGCTGTTATGCGCTGTCTGCTTGCTTACTTTCTGGACAAGCCTGCAG AACAACTGCCTTATCTCAAGTGCCCTCTGCATACTGTCTTAAAGCTAACCCCTGTGGCTTATG